The proteins below are encoded in one region of Brachyspira hampsonii:
- a CDS encoding CinA family protein → MKAIESKSIEEKSIEVVKLLINRKLKITSAESCTGGLFASSITSVSGSSECFEGSFVTYSNEIKHRIINVKKQTLEKYGAVSEECVLEMAENTRKIMKSDISISISGIAGPSGGTADKPVGLVWICLAAEGYIKAYKNIFSGDRQSVREQSVLFSLSLVENFIKKC, encoded by the coding sequence ATGAAAGCTATAGAATCAAAATCAATAGAAGAAAAATCTATTGAAGTTGTAAAACTTTTAATAAATAGAAAATTGAAAATAACATCAGCCGAATCATGTACAGGCGGATTATTTGCTTCAAGCATAACATCAGTTTCAGGTTCTTCTGAATGTTTTGAAGGTTCTTTCGTAACTTATTCCAATGAAATTAAGCATAGGATTATAAATGTTAAGAAGCAGACATTAGAAAAATATGGAGCTGTAAGTGAAGAATGCGTATTAGAAATGGCAGAAAATACTAGAAAAATAATGAAAAGTGATATATCAATATCAATAAGCGGAATAGCAGGACCTTCCGGAGGAACTGCTGACAAACCTGTAGGATTAGTATGGATATGTTTAGCGGCAGAAGGCTATATTAAGGCTTATAAAAATATATTTTCAGGCGATAGACAATCAGTAAGAGAACAAAGCGTGTTATTTTCTTTGAGTTTAGTTGAGAATTTCATAAAAAAATGTTAG
- a CDS encoding DNA-directed RNA polymerase subunit omega, which translates to MGIIPLEKLIEYKGNRYELSKAMIELAKNGGTLLKGETKYRGGKYIPTVMKNILDGKIKYEYEDGVDMIVDEEAPFKHSEAAYDESEYASEDDSSEEENDSEYAAADSDDADDDYDDDYSEDEEKSKKKKKSSKKKDE; encoded by the coding sequence ATGGGTATAATACCGTTAGAGAAACTTATAGAATATAAAGGAAACCGCTATGAACTTAGCAAAGCTATGATTGAATTAGCTAAAAACGGCGGTACGCTTCTTAAAGGTGAAACTAAATACAGAGGCGGAAAATATATACCTACTGTTATGAAAAACATACTTGACGGAAAAATTAAGTATGAATATGAAGATGGTGTAGATATGATTGTAGATGAAGAAGCACCTTTTAAACATTCTGAGGCTGCTTATGATGAAAGTGAATATGCTTCAGAAGATGATTCTTCAGAAGAGGAAAATGATTCTGAATATGCAGCTGCTGATTCAGATGATGCCGATGATGATTATGATGACGATTATTCTGAAGATGAAGAAAAATCCAAAAAGAAGAAAAAATCTTCAAAGAAAAAAGATGAATAA
- a CDS encoding response regulator yields the protein MINGKPLILAVDDEESIRDLIKYTFEPHDFEIVTAENGKSAITILEHNPVDVIITDLLMPSMTGLALIREMKKRKSSIPIIIITAYGNTEMVKEIIAEGVFRLIEKPLDFDILIPIVNEAIEYKKDQENK from the coding sequence ATGATTAATGGTAAACCTTTAATACTTGCTGTAGATGATGAAGAATCTATTAGGGATCTTATTAAATATACTTTTGAACCTCATGATTTTGAAATCGTTACAGCAGAAAATGGTAAATCAGCTATAACTATATTAGAACATAACCCTGTTGATGTTATTATCACCGATTTGCTAATGCCTTCTATGACAGGACTTGCTCTTATAAGAGAAATGAAAAAAAGAAAAAGTTCTATACCTATTATAATAATTACAGCTTATGGTAATACTGAAATGGTAAAAGAGATTATTGCCGAGGGTGTTTTCAGACTAATAGAAAAACCATTAGATTTTGACATATTAATTCCTATAGTAAATGAAGCTATAGAATATAAGAAAGATCAGGAAAATAAATAA
- the fliF gene encoding flagellar basal-body MS-ring/collar protein FliF, with protein MQDFINKLTSQIKNIFAKTTTLQKAVLIGILVIGLGAIIATIMLTSRRTGTLLFQQALTQEDARNVIAVLDANNIRYQYRNGFITLNSEADKAKAELELVKEGRMPTGVDGWELFDAPRIGITDVELDINKRRSLTKAITQLLTKLDFVQEATVDLAFPKKEYLTDIDSPVTASVVIRAQPFKEDILRDPKTVRGLQQLIAMGVDKLKPEYVTITDSTGYVLTDFTDEAANLKLKVAQEELKIVDRERKKIENKIRQTLGRIYTNRVETTIALELIWDDVSITNNLVLPIILKEDDPTTPYDDSQFTNKVQVSSRTVTEDWKGQQFIPQGAAGAEENVPPGYKDKSDRWQTYTKTDAQDNYELSKRYEAIKKGSYQIGKISAAVALDGRWTKAYDQNGDPIITNGNSYVREYHPVTTEEIRNVTSLVQAAIGYDLKRGDQVSVTHIQFDHWDRFNAEDAKLMRDRFIRKTLIITMISLLILFVLALAIRAIQKELARRRRLREEELERKQMEMRRQAMMNANEEPISEMSLEDAARKKLMDEVIRVSHERPDDVAQLLRTWMADDKS; from the coding sequence ATGCAGGACTTTATAAATAAATTAACAAGTCAAATAAAGAATATTTTTGCTAAAACAACAACATTGCAAAAGGCCGTTTTAATAGGTATTTTAGTAATAGGTCTAGGAGCAATAATAGCAACAATAATGCTTACATCAAGAAGAACAGGAACATTATTGTTTCAGCAGGCATTGACTCAGGAAGATGCTAGAAATGTTATAGCAGTTTTGGATGCAAATAACATAAGATATCAATACAGAAACGGATTCATTACACTTAATAGCGAAGCTGATAAGGCTAAAGCAGAATTAGAATTGGTAAAAGAGGGAAGAATGCCTACAGGAGTTGACGGCTGGGAATTATTCGATGCCCCTCGTATTGGTATAACAGATGTTGAACTTGATATTAATAAAAGAAGATCTTTAACTAAAGCTATAACTCAGCTTTTAACTAAATTAGACTTTGTACAGGAAGCTACAGTTGATTTGGCATTTCCTAAGAAAGAATATTTAACAGATATAGATTCACCTGTTACAGCATCAGTAGTTATTAGAGCACAGCCTTTTAAAGAGGATATTTTAAGAGACCCTAAAACAGTGAGAGGCTTACAGCAATTAATAGCAATGGGTGTTGATAAATTAAAACCAGAGTATGTAACAATTACAGACAGTACCGGATATGTATTAACAGATTTTACAGATGAAGCTGCAAATTTAAAATTAAAAGTAGCTCAGGAAGAATTAAAAATAGTTGACAGAGAAAGAAAAAAGATAGAAAATAAAATAAGACAAACATTGGGAAGAATATATACTAACAGAGTAGAAACAACAATAGCATTAGAACTTATATGGGACGATGTTAGTATAACAAATAATTTAGTTCTTCCAATAATATTAAAAGAAGATGATCCTACAACACCTTATGATGACAGTCAGTTTACTAATAAGGTTCAAGTATCAAGCCGTACAGTAACAGAGGATTGGAAAGGTCAGCAATTTATACCTCAAGGTGCTGCAGGAGCTGAAGAAAATGTACCTCCGGGATATAAAGATAAAAGCGACAGATGGCAGACATATACAAAAACAGATGCACAGGACAATTATGAATTAAGCAAAAGATATGAAGCTATTAAGAAAGGAAGTTATCAAATAGGAAAAATATCTGCTGCAGTTGCTTTAGACGGAAGATGGACTAAGGCTTATGATCAGAATGGAGATCCTATCATAACTAATGGAAATAGTTATGTAAGAGAGTATCACCCTGTAACTACAGAGGAGATAAGAAATGTTACATCATTAGTACAGGCTGCTATTGGTTATGATTTGAAAAGAGGAGACCAAGTAAGCGTAACACATATTCAGTTTGACCATTGGGACAGATTTAATGCTGAAGATGCTAAACTTATGCGTGATAGATTTATAAGAAAAACATTAATCATAACAATGATTTCTTTGCTTATACTGTTTGTATTAGCATTGGCAATAAGAGCTATACAGAAAGAACTTGCTAGAAGACGCAGACTTAGAGAAGAAGAGCTTGAACGCAAACAGATGGAAATGCGCAGACAGGCTATGATGAATGCTAATGAAGAGCCTATAAGCGAAATGAGTTTAGAAGATGCAGCTCGTAAGAAACTTATGGACGAAGTTATAAGAGTAAGTCATGAAAGACCTGATGATGTTGCTCAGCTTCTTCGTACTTGGATGGCTGATGATAAAAGCTAA
- the gltX gene encoding glutamate--tRNA ligase, whose product MSEVRVRFAPSPTGFLHIGNARTALFNWLYAKAIKGKLILRIEDTDQERSTKEAVDMAIKSLKWLGIDWDEGPEVGGDYGPYFQSERLDIYKKYTEKLMEEGKAYYCFCTSEELEKKSNMQRTLNQPIIYDGKCRDIPLEEAKKRVANGEPAKIRFRVPKNQTVTFDDYVRGVVKTNSDEIGDIIIVRENGFPTYNYAVVIDDMLMKISHVIRGEDHISNTPKQILIYEALGSEVPRFAHTSSILGNDRKKLSKRHGAATLMEYKDEGFLPQAMRNFLALLGWTHPDALETMVDDDMIKAFKLDRFSKSPAIFDTAKLRHLNAWHIKNTNLDEITELFIPYLVKSGFLKENYTEEEHAWAKKLVSVIRHNCVVLSDIVKYVPVFFENDFELTDEMKEMVNKEESKKLLQFIKNDIENTDEITDEYMKALIKKAQKETGLKGPNLYHPIRYVLTGSSAGSELSHICELLGKKNVLYRLSKYI is encoded by the coding sequence ATGTCAGAAGTTAGAGTTCGTTTCGCTCCGTCTCCAACAGGTTTTTTACATATAGGAAATGCCAGAACTGCATTATTTAATTGGCTGTATGCCAAAGCTATAAAAGGAAAATTAATTTTAAGAATAGAAGATACAGACCAAGAAAGAAGCACTAAAGAAGCTGTTGACATGGCTATAAAATCATTAAAATGGCTTGGAATAGATTGGGACGAAGGTCCTGAAGTAGGAGGAGATTACGGTCCGTATTTTCAGTCTGAAAGACTCGATATATATAAAAAATACACTGAAAAACTAATGGAAGAAGGTAAAGCATACTATTGTTTTTGTACTTCCGAAGAATTAGAAAAAAAATCTAATATGCAGAGAACTCTCAATCAGCCTATTATTTATGACGGCAAATGCAGGGATATACCTTTAGAAGAGGCTAAAAAAAGAGTTGCAAATGGAGAGCCTGCTAAAATAAGATTCAGAGTTCCCAAAAATCAAACAGTTACTTTTGATGATTATGTAAGGGGCGTTGTAAAAACAAATAGTGATGAAATAGGTGATATCATTATTGTAAGAGAGAATGGATTTCCTACTTACAACTATGCTGTAGTTATAGATGATATGCTCATGAAAATTTCTCATGTAATAAGAGGTGAAGATCATATATCAAACACTCCTAAACAAATACTTATTTATGAGGCATTAGGTTCTGAAGTGCCTAGATTTGCTCATACTTCTTCAATACTTGGAAATGACAGAAAAAAATTATCTAAAAGGCATGGTGCTGCTACTTTAATGGAATATAAAGATGAAGGATTCCTACCTCAGGCTATGAGAAATTTCTTAGCTTTGCTTGGTTGGACTCACCCAGATGCTTTAGAGACTATGGTTGATGATGATATGATTAAAGCTTTTAAATTAGACCGTTTCTCTAAAAGTCCTGCAATCTTTGATACTGCTAAATTAAGGCATTTGAATGCTTGGCATATTAAAAATACAAATTTAGATGAAATTACAGAACTATTCATACCATATCTAGTAAAAAGCGGATTTTTAAAAGAAAATTATACCGAAGAAGAACATGCCTGGGCTAAAAAACTTGTTTCTGTTATAAGACATAACTGTGTTGTTTTATCCGACATTGTAAAATATGTTCCTGTTTTCTTTGAAAATGATTTTGAGCTTACTGATGAAATGAAAGAAATGGTTAATAAAGAAGAAAGTAAAAAACTTCTTCAGTTTATCAAAAATGATATAGAAAATACTGATGAAATTACCGATGAATATATGAAAGCATTAATCAAAAAAGCTCAGAAAGAAACAGGATTAAAAGGTCCTAATCTATATCACCCTATAAGATATGTATTGACAGGAAGTTCTGCCGGAAGTGAATTATCACATATATGCGAGCTTCTAGGCAAAAAAAATGTTCTATACAGATTATCTAAATATATTTAA
- the fliH gene encoding flagellar assembly protein FliH has translation MPEKVFKSKSIVELTQKVNIAVPHHKSQEELDYEEAQEEYKGPSIEEIEAEIAGLRAQWEEDLRDMRRKAVDEADRIIEDAKTQAFEIFKSKQNEAHVISEQAKVDASRIIQDANAEKEKIQSESESIKDAAYKEGYAKGYDEGFEKSFSDSNNDLIKLTEKMKKILAETINKRNEIIDAAESQVIEVAVLIAKRVVKMLTERDKGIVIRNIQEALRRIKGRTKITIRVNIDDLEVSARHKDEFYQMLDKIEGVTVLEDPNVDVGGCMIETDFGDIDARINTQLNEIETAIKEVEPIKGF, from the coding sequence ATGCCAGAAAAGGTTTTTAAATCCAAAAGTATTGTTGAACTTACTCAGAAGGTAAATATTGCTGTACCTCATCATAAATCGCAGGAAGAATTAGATTATGAAGAGGCACAAGAAGAATACAAAGGTCCTTCTATTGAAGAAATTGAAGCTGAGATTGCGGGACTTAGAGCTCAATGGGAAGAAGATTTAAGAGATATGAGAAGAAAAGCCGTTGATGAGGCTGACAGGATTATTGAAGATGCTAAAACACAGGCTTTTGAGATATTTAAATCCAAACAAAATGAAGCACATGTTATTTCTGAGCAGGCTAAAGTTGATGCTTCTAGAATAATACAAGATGCTAATGCTGAAAAAGAAAAAATACAAAGCGAATCTGAATCTATAAAAGATGCAGCATACAAAGAAGGCTATGCCAAAGGATATGATGAAGGTTTTGAAAAATCTTTTTCTGACAGCAATAATGATTTAATAAAATTAACAGAAAAGATGAAAAAAATCTTAGCTGAAACTATTAATAAAAGAAATGAAATAATAGATGCGGCAGAATCTCAAGTTATTGAAGTAGCTGTACTTATAGCTAAACGCGTTGTAAAAATGCTTACAGAAAGAGATAAGGGTATAGTTATTAGAAATATTCAGGAAGCTTTAAGGAGAATTAAAGGAAGAACAAAAATCACTATTAGAGTTAATATTGATGATTTGGAAGTTTCCGCTAGACATAAAGATGAATTTTATCAAATGCTTGATAAGATAGAAGGTGTAACTGTTCTTGAAGACCCTAATGTTGATGTTGGCGGCTGTATGATAGAAACTGACTTCGGCGATATTGATGCTAGAATAAATACTCAATTAAATGAAATAGAAACTGCTATTAAAGAAGTAGAGCCTATAAAAGGTTTCTAA
- the gmk gene encoding guanylate kinase — translation MSNIVVITAPSAAGKTTLIKKYMANHSNAVFSVSHTTRAKRENEVDGKDYYFIDKEKFEEMISEGDFIEWALVHDNYYGTSFRELEKADDENNILILDIDIQGALYIKEKGIEANYIFITPPSMEILKKRLEDRGTETEESIKLRIWNAKRELEYKDQFDVIIENDDIEEAYKKLEEAINSKL, via the coding sequence ATGAGCAATATCGTTGTTATTACAGCCCCTTCGGCAGCCGGCAAAACTACTTTAATAAAGAAGTATATGGCTAATCATTCTAATGCAGTTTTCAGTGTTTCGCATACCACTAGAGCTAAAAGAGAAAATGAAGTTGACGGTAAAGACTATTATTTCATAGATAAAGAAAAATTTGAAGAGATGATATCAGAGGGCGATTTCATAGAATGGGCATTAGTTCATGATAATTATTACGGAACTTCATTTAGAGAATTAGAAAAAGCTGATGATGAAAATAATATTTTGATACTAGATATAGATATTCAAGGTGCCTTATATATAAAGGAAAAAGGAATAGAGGCTAATTATATATTCATAACTCCTCCTTCTATGGAAATTCTAAAAAAAAGGTTAGAAGACAGAGGAACCGAAACTGAAGAAAGTATAAAACTCAGAATTTGGAATGCCAAAAGAGAATTAGAGTATAAAGATCAATTTGATGTTATCATAGAAAATGATGATATTGAAGAAGCTTATAAAAAATTAGAAGAAGCAATCAATTCAAAATTATAA
- the miaA gene encoding tRNA (adenosine(37)-N6)-dimethylallyltransferase MiaA — MKKIVFISGATASGKSSFAHKLIDNYFNNAAIISIDSIQVYRYMDIGSAKPSAQEIKKYNYKMVDILEPSVNFNIKEYLDIFKNVINSIDNVPIFGVGGTGFYIDAIKYGIFDEENDNQESSQKIRKELYERIDKYGLESLYLELLSIDKEAADNIDRFNARRVVRALEVYYNTGKKFSELKKLRKPVIDLDYLSYVIDIDRETLYDNINKRVDIMFEKGLLDEVKKIIDMGIDNTYTSMQAIGYKEIYDYLINQSMSLEDTIELIKKRTRNFAKRQLTWFRREEHRRINENDLHKTADEIKKFYNIN; from the coding sequence GTGAAAAAGATAGTATTTATATCAGGGGCAACAGCTTCAGGTAAAAGCAGTTTTGCCCATAAATTAATAGATAACTATTTCAATAATGCCGCCATAATATCTATAGACTCCATACAAGTTTATAGATATATGGATATAGGCTCTGCCAAACCTTCCGCACAAGAAATAAAAAAATACAATTATAAAATGGTAGATATATTAGAACCTTCAGTCAATTTTAATATAAAAGAATACCTTGATATATTTAAAAATGTAATAAACAGCATAGATAATGTTCCTATATTTGGTGTAGGAGGTACAGGTTTTTATATAGATGCTATAAAGTATGGTATTTTTGATGAAGAAAATGATAATCAGGAATCCTCGCAAAAAATTAGAAAAGAGCTTTATGAAAGAATAGATAAATATGGGCTTGAAAGTTTATACTTAGAACTTTTGAGTATAGATAAAGAGGCTGCTGATAATATAGACAGATTTAATGCAAGACGAGTTGTAAGGGCTTTGGAAGTTTATTACAATACGGGAAAAAAATTCTCTGAGTTAAAAAAATTAAGAAAACCTGTAATTGATTTGGATTATTTAAGCTATGTTATTGATATTGATAGAGAAACTCTTTATGATAATATTAATAAGCGTGTTGATATAATGTTTGAAAAAGGTTTGCTTGATGAGGTAAAAAAAATTATTGATATGGGAATTGATAATACTTATACTTCAATGCAGGCTATAGGATATAAAGAAATTTATGATTATTTAATTAATCAATCTATGAGTTTAGAAGATACTATTGAACTTATAAAAAAAAGAACTAGAAATTTTGCTAAAAGACAGCTTACTTGGTTTAGAAGAGAAGAGCATAGAAGAATAAATGAAAATGATTTGCATAAAACTGCAGATGAAATAAAAAAATTTTACAATATAAATTAA
- the fliG gene encoding flagellar motor switch protein FliG → MPAEKEKDKKQRVLSGRQKVAIFLVSLGMETSSEIFKHLREEEIEQITFDIARLENIESADKDAVFREFQEMMIAQDFITQGGIDYARDLLERSVGSQKASDIINRLTSSLQVRPFDFIRRTDPAHLLNFIQGEHPQTIALILAYLEAQKAASILGALPTEIQPDVAKRIAIMDRTSPEVLREVERVLERKLSTLASEDFTSAGGIDSIVEIINSVDRSTEKSIIESLEEDDPELAEEIKKRMFVFEDIVLLDDRAIQKVLREVDSSDLAKALKSVDTDAQDKVYRNMSKRAAALLKEDMDFMGPVRLKDVEEAQQKIVNIIRKLEEQGDIVVARAGEDEMVV, encoded by the coding sequence ATGCCTGCAGAGAAAGAAAAAGATAAAAAACAACGAGTGCTAAGCGGCCGTCAAAAAGTTGCTATATTTTTAGTATCTCTCGGAATGGAAACTTCAAGTGAAATATTTAAACATTTGAGAGAGGAAGAAATAGAGCAGATAACATTTGATATTGCCAGACTTGAAAATATAGAATCCGCTGATAAGGATGCAGTATTTAGAGAATTCCAAGAGATGATGATAGCTCAGGACTTCATAACTCAAGGCGGTATAGATTATGCAAGAGACTTGCTTGAAAGATCTGTGGGCAGTCAGAAAGCCAGCGATATAATCAATAGATTAACTTCTTCATTACAGGTAAGACCTTTTGATTTTATACGCCGTACAGACCCTGCACACTTGCTCAACTTCATACAAGGTGAGCACCCTCAAACTATAGCACTTATTTTGGCTTATTTGGAAGCCCAGAAAGCTGCTAGTATATTGGGAGCTTTGCCTACAGAGATTCAGCCTGATGTAGCTAAAAGAATTGCTATAATGGACAGAACATCTCCGGAAGTTTTAAGAGAGGTTGAAAGGGTACTTGAGAGAAAACTTTCTACTCTTGCTAGTGAAGACTTTACTTCTGCCGGCGGTATTGACTCTATAGTAGAAATTATTAACAGTGTTGACAGATCTACTGAGAAAAGTATTATTGAGAGCTTGGAAGAGGATGATCCGGAACTTGCAGAAGAGATTAAAAAACGTATGTTTGTATTCGAAGATATTGTATTGCTTGATGACAGAGCTATACAGAAGGTGCTTCGTGAGGTTGATTCAAGCGATTTGGCTAAGGCACTTAAAAGTGTTGACACAGATGCTCAGGATAAAGTTTACAGAAATATGTCCAAACGCGCTGCGGCATTGCTTAAAGAAGATATGGACTTTATGGGACCTGTTCGTCTTAAAGATGTTGAAGAAGCTCAGCAGAAAATCGTTAATATCATTCGTAAGCTTGAAGAGCAAGGTGATATCGTTGTTGCCCGTGCCGGTGAAGATGAAATGGTTGTGTGA